The following are from one region of the Rosettibacter firmus genome:
- a CDS encoding exonuclease domain-containing protein, which produces MDLKEIPFEKADYCVFDFETTGTSPSLDKVIEIGIVKISKGKIIDTFQSFINPGRPVPYFITLMTGITNSDVSNAPYFEEVYYKIKEFVGDSILVAHHLNFDYSFLRNECANANLEMLNNYTVCTLKLAKRLFPELPSKSLGSLTRHFKIRHKNIHRGLGDALATAKIFLKMFPYLRNDHNADTVADIINFQNIPASKPFKIIKKKLASDYASIPDSPGVYFFKNSKDEIIYIGKAKSLKQRISNYFLNNVPRKTKEIIRKAHRIDFQKTNTELTALLAEAELIKKYKPNLNTLLKRYSNNYFIRITNNHEYPKVEVVSTFDFDGNDYYGPYPNRDIANSIKEIIDKTFLLRECTDKDFNKKKKCYLSEIERCLAPCVYDIKDKYENELNLVNDFLSGHNQSAIDRLLRKMKQYSEQKKYEEAAATRDTINSILNQLHKASILSEPINKAKVLIEIAGTKHNDYILMLEGKLYIRNFIIDEKSLFDEKLEDYFEGTKNLFDEVTPADLEKMKISLSWLSKNRQRIKIHYLSKYSGITELAKDLLFLYR; this is translated from the coding sequence ATGGATTTAAAAGAAATCCCATTCGAAAAAGCTGATTATTGTGTATTTGATTTTGAAACAACAGGAACTTCTCCATCATTAGATAAAGTAATAGAAATTGGTATAGTGAAAATAAGTAAAGGGAAAATTATAGATACTTTTCAATCATTTATAAATCCTGGAAGACCAGTCCCATATTTTATAACATTAATGACTGGAATAACAAACTCGGATGTTTCAAATGCTCCATACTTTGAAGAAGTATATTATAAAATAAAGGAATTTGTAGGTGATTCTATTTTAGTAGCACATCATCTAAATTTTGATTATTCCTTTTTAAGAAATGAATGTGCAAATGCAAATCTGGAAATGCTAAACAATTATACTGTATGTACATTAAAACTTGCAAAGAGATTATTCCCTGAGTTACCAAGTAAATCTCTTGGCAGTTTAACCCGACATTTTAAAATCCGTCATAAAAATATTCATCGAGGGTTGGGAGATGCCTTAGCAACTGCAAAGATATTCTTAAAAATGTTTCCATATCTACGAAACGATCATAATGCAGATACTGTTGCTGATATCATAAATTTTCAAAATATTCCTGCATCCAAACCTTTCAAAATTATCAAAAAGAAATTAGCAAGTGATTATGCATCAATCCCAGATTCTCCAGGAGTTTATTTCTTTAAGAATTCAAAAGATGAAATAATTTATATTGGGAAAGCAAAATCACTTAAGCAGAGAATTAGCAATTACTTTTTAAATAATGTTCCCCGTAAAACAAAAGAAATTATTAGAAAAGCTCACCGAATAGATTTTCAAAAAACAAATACAGAATTAACAGCTCTTCTTGCAGAAGCCGAATTGATTAAAAAGTATAAACCAAATTTAAACACATTATTAAAAAGGTATTCCAATAATTACTTTATTCGAATTACTAATAACCATGAATACCCTAAAGTTGAAGTTGTATCCACTTTCGATTTTGATGGTAATGATTACTATGGACCCTATCCAAATAGAGATATTGCTAATTCAATTAAAGAAATAATTGATAAGACTTTTTTACTCAGAGAATGCACCGATAAAGATTTCAATAAAAAGAAAAAATGTTATTTAAGTGAAATTGAAAGATGTCTTGCCCCTTGTGTTTATGATATCAAAGATAAATATGAAAACGAATTAAATCTGGTGAATGATTTTTTAAGTGGACATAATCAATCTGCCATCGATAGACTTTTAAGAAAAATGAAGCAGTATAGTGAACAAAAAAAATATGAAGAAGCAGCTGCCACACGAGATACAATCAATTCGATCTTGAATCAATTACATAAAGCCTCGATACTCTCAGAACCCATAAATAAAGCAAAGGTATTGATTGAAATTGCCGGGACAAAGCACAACGATTATATTCTAATGCTTGAAGGAAAACTTTATATTAGAAATTTTATAATTGATGAAAAAAGTTTATTTGATGAAAAATTAGAAGATTATTTTGAAGGTACCAAAAATCTTTTTGATGAAGTTACACCGGCAGATCTTGAAAAAATGAAAATTTCTTTAAGCTGGTTAAGCAAAAACAGGCAGAGAATTAAAATTCATTATCTTAGTAAATATTCAGGGATAACAGAGCTTGCTAAAGATTTATTATTTTTATATCGTTAA
- a CDS encoding TIGR00282 family metallophosphoesterase has product MDINILFIGDIVGQPGLNIVNMWLPSLQKKYRADVTIVNGENVSDGKGCTEKEAKILFELGVNVITGGNHTWDKHQSQEFLKKDPRVLRPLNYPKGTFGNGYFILETPKGKVGVINLQGRAFMAAIDCPFRTSDWIIPKIKQETNVIIIDFHAEATAEKVALVNYLDGKVSAIIGTHTHVQTADERIFPKGTGYITDCGMTGPYDSVIGMKTDAAINRFLYQTPQKYQPAVDNVHLCGVFLRIDSNNGRTKEIERIFFPDFEKKVER; this is encoded by the coding sequence ATGGATATAAACATACTTTTTATTGGAGATATAGTAGGTCAACCAGGATTAAACATAGTAAACATGTGGCTCCCATCATTACAAAAAAAGTATAGAGCTGATGTTACTATTGTTAATGGTGAAAATGTATCTGATGGTAAAGGTTGCACCGAAAAAGAAGCCAAAATTCTTTTTGAACTTGGTGTGAATGTTATTACTGGTGGGAATCATACCTGGGATAAACATCAATCTCAAGAATTTCTTAAAAAAGATCCAAGAGTTTTACGACCACTCAATTATCCAAAAGGAACTTTTGGGAATGGATATTTTATATTAGAAACTCCAAAAGGAAAAGTGGGAGTAATTAATTTGCAAGGAAGAGCATTTATGGCTGCAATTGATTGCCCATTTAGAACAAGTGATTGGATAATTCCTAAAATTAAGCAGGAAACAAATGTAATAATTATAGATTTTCATGCCGAAGCTACAGCAGAAAAAGTTGCTCTTGTTAATTATTTAGATGGAAAAGTTTCCGCTATTATTGGTACTCATACTCACGTGCAAACAGCAGACGAAAGAATCTTTCCTAAAGGAACTGGTTATATTACTGATTGTGGAATGACAGGTCCTTATGATTCTGTTATTGGTATGAAAACAGATGCGGCAATAAATCGGTTTCTGTATCAAACTCCTCAAAAATACCAGCCGGCTGTTGATAATGTTCACTTATGTGGAGTTTTTTTAAGGATTGATTCTAATAATGGTAGAACAAAAGAAATAGAAAGAATTTTTTTCCCGGATTTTGAAAAAAAAGTTGAGCGATAA